A stretch of Brassica rapa cultivar Chiifu-401-42 chromosome A08, CAAS_Brap_v3.01, whole genome shotgun sequence DNA encodes these proteins:
- the LOC103835132 gene encoding protein RER1A — MDVGGGDSGSVATPVQQKAHEAWRIYQHYLDKTTPHATYRWIGTLVVALAYCLRVYYIQGFYIIAYGLGIYLLNLLIGFLSPLVDPEAAGGSDGPSLPTRGSDEFKPFIRRLPEFKFWYSMTKAFCIAFVMTFFSVFDVPVFWPILLCYWIVLFVLTMRRQISHMIKYKYIPFSFGKQKYGGRSGSGPRAD; from the exons ATGGACGTAGGCGGAGGTGATAGTGGTTCAGTGGCGACCCCTGTTCAACAGAAAGCGCATGAGGCGTGGAGGATCTACCAGCATTACCTTGACAAGACCACGCCTCACGCTACTTACAGGTGGATTGGGACTCTTGTCGTGGCCCTTGCCTACTGTTTGAGGGTTTACTATATCCAGGGCTTCTACATCATCGCTTATGGACTTGGGATCTACCTTTTGAATCTGCTTATTGGGTTCTTGTCCCCTCTTGTTGATCCTGAGGCTGCTGGGGGTTCTGATGGACCTTCTCTTCCTACTAGAGGCTCTGATGAGTTCAAGCCTTTCATCCGCCGTCTCCCTGAGTTCAAGTTCTG GTATTCGATGACAAAGGCATTCTGCATTGCGTTTGTGATGACATTCTTCTCGGTGTTTGACGTGCCTGTGTTCTGGCCAATCCTGCTTTGCTATTGGATTGTTCTCTTTGTTCTCACCATGAGACGCCAGATCTCCCACATGATCAAGTACAAGTACATCCCTTTCAGCTTCGGCAAACAG AAATATGGTGGACGAAGCGGCAGCGGCCCACGTGCGGACTGA
- the LOC103835130 gene encoding glycine-rich RNA-binding protein 10: MSGEAEYRCFVGGLAWATADADLERTFSQFGEVIDSKIINDRETGRSRGFGFVTFKDEKSMRDAIEEMNGKELDGRTITVNEAQSRGSGGGGGGRGGGGGYRGGGGGGYGGGGGYGGGGGGYGRRDGGGYGSGGGGGYGGRRDGGGYGGGDGGYGGNSGGGGGGW, translated from the exons atgtctggAGAAGCTGAGTACCGGTGCTTCGTGGGAGGCCTGGCCTGGGCCACCGCGGATGCGGATCTAGAGAGGACGTTCTCCCAATTCGGCGAAGTAATCGATTCCAAG ATCATTAACGATCGCGAGACTGGGAGATCGAGGGGATTCGGATTCGTGACTTTCAAGGATGAGAAGTCGATGAGGGATGCGATTGAGGAGATGAACGGGAAAGAGCTCGATGGACGTACTATTACCGTCAACGAGGCTCAGTCTAGAGGAAGCGGTGGCGGTGGAGGAGGCCGTGGTGGCGGTGGTGGTTACAGAGGAGGCGGTGGTGGAGGTTACGGTGGAGGAGGTGGTTACGGAGGAGGTGGGGGTGGATATGGAAGACGTGATGGAGGTGGTTACGGATCTGGTGGTGGCGGCGGATACGGTGGAAGACGTGATGGAGGTGGTTACGGAGGAGGTGACGGTGGTTACGGAGGAAACagcggcggtggtggtggtggctggTAA
- the LOC103835129 gene encoding uncharacterized protein LOC103835129 gives MEPGQRTSSTPPKEQMPQAAEKKGNPSQSPATTTNVYVRRKVETDASKDTVTKQQPKASSSSIVPPPPEWEERYHHLQMLLNKLNDSDQTDHHLHTLWSFSSAELSKHAVDLEKRSIQLSLEEAREMQRVAALNVLGRSVSTLKSTSNEER, from the exons ATGGAGCCAGGCCAACGAACAAGCAGCACTCCACCAAAAGAACAAATGCCCCAGGCCGCGGAGAAGAAAGGGAACCCATCTCAATCTCCAGCAACCACCACTAATGTATACGTGCGGAGAAAAGTCGAGACTGACGCATCCAAAGACACTGTGACTAAGCAGCAGCCCAAGGCCAGCTCATCATCCATAGTACCACCACCTCCGGAATGGGAAGAGCGTTACCACCATCTACAAATGCTCCTAAACAAGCTTAATGATTCTGATCAGACCGATCATCATCTACACA CgctttggtcattttcctccgCGGAGCTTAGCAAGCATGCGGTTGACTTGGAGAAGAGGTCCATTCAGCTATCTCTCGAGGAAG CGAGGGAGATGCAGCGTGTAGCGGCTTTAAACGTGCTTGGAAGGTCTGTCAGTACTCTAAAGTCTACATCCAATGAAGAGAGATAA
- the LOC117127281 gene encoding AFP homolog 2-like has translation MDDDNGLELSLGLSCGGGKGKGNNAGTSSENHNLEGGGDRSAKVIDDFKNFLHPTTSQRPAAEQSSEPPPQNFFNDLSKAPTADAEASTKPLWVEDKAMKEAGSSKIKEEARVDMHEMKKKTKASYVSNATDEGSKADNEDVAECEAGGGDGGGSSSKKK, from the coding sequence atggatgATGATAATGGGCTTGAGCTCAGCTTGGGTCTCTCATGTGGTGGAGGGAAAGGTAAAGGTAACAATGCTGGAACCTCCTCTGAGAATCACAATCTAGAAGGAGGAGGTGATAGAAGCGCTAAAGTGATTGATGACTTTAAGAACTTTCTTCATCCAACAACTTCTCAGAGACCAGCCGCAGAGCAGAGTTCTGAACCTCCTCCACAGAATTTCTTCAATGACCTCTCCAAAGCACCAACCGCTGATGCTGAAGCTTCCACGAAGCCTCTGTGGGTGGAAGACAAGGCGATGAAAGAAGCAGGAAGCAGCAAAATAAAGGAGGAGGCACGTGTTGATATGCacgagatgaagaagaagacaaaggcaTCCTATGTTTCGAACGCGACTGATGAAGGATCAAAAGCTGATAACGAAGATGTAGCGGAGTGTGAAGCAGGtggtggtgatggtggtggctcttcttccaaaaaaaaataa
- the LOC103835131 gene encoding phenylcoumaran benzylic ether reductase 1: MASKSSILFIGGTGYIGKYIVEASARSGHPTLVLVRNSTLTSPSRSTTIDNFKNLGVRFLLGDLNDHTSLVNSIKQADVVISTVGHSLLGQQDKILSAIKEAGNVKRFFPSEFGNDVDRAQSVEPAKSAYATKAMFRRKIEEEGIPYTIVSCNFFAGYFLPTLAQPGATSPPRDKVIIMGDGTPKAVFNKEEDIGTYTIKAVDDPRTLNKILYVRPPMNTYSFNDLVSLWEKKIGKTLERIHVPEEQILKQITEASPPLNVLLSLCHCVFVKGGQTNFEIEPCFGVEASELYPDVKYTTVDEILDNYV; this comes from the exons atggCGAGTAAGAGTAGCATCCTGTTCATCGGAGGAACTGGTTACATCGGGAAGTATATAGTGGAAGCGAGCGCTAGATCTGGACATCCAACACTCGTCCTCGTTCGAAACTCCACGCTCACCAGCCCGTCACGGTCCACCACCATCGACAATTTCAAGAACCTCGGCGTTCGCTTTCTACTC GGAGACCTTAACGATCATACGAGTCTCGTGAATTCGATCAAGCAAGCTGATGTGGTGATATCCACCGTTGGACACTCTCTCTTGGGTCAACAAGACAAGATCCTCTCTGCTATTAAAGAAGCTGGTAACGTTAAG AGATTCTTTCCGTCGGAGTTTGGAAATGATGTGGACCGTGCTCAGAGTGTTGAGCCTGCCAAGTCAGCGTATGCTACAAAGGCAATGTTCCGGAGGAAGATTGAGGAAGAAGGGATACCATACACTATTGTCTCTTGCAACTTCTTTGCTGGCTACTTCCTCCCTACTTTGGCACAGCCTGGTGCTACTTCTCCTCCACGTGATAAAGTAATTATTATGGGTGATGGAACCCCCAAAG CTGTGttcaacaaggaagaagacataGGGACTTACACAATCAAGGCCGTTGATGATCCAAGAACCTTAAACAAGATCTTATACGTTAGGCCACCAATGAACACCTACTCATTCAACGATCTCGTTTCGCTTTGGGAGAAAAAGATTGGGAAAACACTCGAAAGAATCCACGTTCCTGAAGAACAAATCCTCAAACAGATAACAG AAGCTTCGCCTCCACTGAACGTGCTGCTATCACTTTGTCATTGCGTATTTGTGAAAGGAGGACAAACAAACTTCGAAATAGAACCTTGCTTTGGAGTAGAAGCTTCTGAGCTTTACCCTGATGTCAAATACACTACTGTCGATGAAATCCTCGACAACTACGTCTAA